In Deinobacterium chartae, the genomic stretch AACTACGAGCGCTTCTTGGACACCGACGTACCCGAGGGCAGCAACATCACCACCGGTCAGGTGTACCAGACCGTGATCCGCCGCGAGCGGGCCGGCGAGTACCTGTCACAGACCGTGCAGGTCATCCCGCACATCACCGACGAGATCAAGCGCCGCATCCGTGAGGCCGCCGAGCGCGCCGAGGCGGAGATCTGCATCGTGGAGGTGGGCGGCACGGTGGGGGACATCGAGAGCCTGCCGTTCCTCGAGGCGATCCGTCAGCTGCGCTTTGACGAGGGCTTCGAGAACACGCTGTACCTGCACCTGACCCTGGTGCCGTACCTGGGGACGTCCAACGAGTTCAAGACCAAGCCGACCCAGCACTCGGTGGCGACGCTGCGCTCGCAGGGCATCTCGCCGGACATCGTGATGGTCCGCTCGAAAGTGCGTCTGCCCGAGGAGATCACCAAGAAGATCGCGCTGTTCACCTCGGTGATGCCCGGGCGGGTGTTCTCGAGCTACGACGTGCCGCACATCTACGAGGTGCCGCTGGCCCTCGAGGAGCAGGGGCTGGGCCGTGTGGTCGAGCAGCACTTCGGCCTCGAGCCGATCCTGCCGAACCTGTCGGTGTGGCAGGGCGCGGTGCGGGTGCTGAAAAAGCCCGAGCGCGAGGTGAACATCGCCATCGCCGGCAAGTACACCGCGATGCCCGACGCCTACTTGAGCCTGCTCGAGGCGCTGCAGCACGCGGCCATCGCCAACGAGGCCCGGGTGAACTTTCAGTGGGTGAACGCCGAGGAGCTCAACGGTGACCTCGAGGAGCACTTCAGCAGCACGCACGGCATCTTGGTGCCGGGCGGCTTCGGGATTCGCGGCATCGAGGGCAAGATCCGCGCGGCGCGCTTTGCCCGCGAGAACCAGGTGCCTTATTTGGGCATCTGCTTGGGCATGCAGATCGCGGTGATCGAGTACGCCCGCCACGTCGCGGGACTCGAGGGAGCCAACTCGGCCGAGTTCGACCCGTACACCGCGCACAAGGTGATCGACCTGATGCCCGAGCAGCTCGAGGTCGAAGGCCTGGGCGGTACCATGCGCCTGGGCGACTGGCCGATGCAGGTGGGTGCGGGCACGCGCCTGGGCGAACTGTACGGCGTGCCGCAGGGCGGCACCGTGACCGAGCGCCACCGCCACCGCTACGAGGTGAATCCCGCTTACGTGGAGCGCCTCAAGGCCGCAGGGCTGGTCGTGAGCGGCGTGACCCCGGGCATGCAGGGCCGTGGAGCGGGGCTGGTAGAAGCCATTGAGCTCAAGGATCACCCGTTCTTTGTGGGCCTGCAGAGCCACCCGGAGTTCAAGAGCCGTCCGATGCGCCCGAGCCCGCCGTTTAAGGGCTTCATTCAGGCCGCACTTCAGCGCGGTCTCTGAACCTGCACGAGCGGTAAGAGCGGCGCCTCCTACAGGAGGCGCCGCTTCTCGTGCGGGCGTTCGGCGGGTCAGGGGCTCGATGGTGGAAAAATGCCCAGCTCCTGCAGCGCCCGGTCCACCTGCGCCTCAAGGTCCTCGAGGCTGCCGTCGTTCTCGATAACCCGGCTGGCGCGGCGGCGCTTCTCCGCCGGGGGCATCTGGGCGGCGTCACGGGCGCGGAACTGCTCCTCGGACATGCCGTCGCGCGCTCGTGCGCGCCCGAGGCGCAGCTCAAAGGGAGCGTCCACCACCAGCACCGCGTCCATCTGGGCCTCCAGGCCACCTTCGAACAGCAAAGGGATGTCTTGCACCACCCAGGGGTGATCGGCCTCGAGTGCC encodes the following:
- the coaE gene encoding dephospho-CoA kinase (Dephospho-CoA kinase (CoaE) performs the final step in coenzyme A biosynthesis.) → MRRLGLTGSIGSGKSTVAQLLRQRGLPVLDADQAAREVTAKDDTLQEIAAAFGAQFVRHNVLDRAALAAHVFGHPERLDRLNAIVHPRVRAHLRALEAALEADHPWVVQDIPLLFEGGLEAQMDAVLVVDAPFELRLGRARARDGMSEEQFRARDAAQMPPAEKRRRASRVIENDGSLEDLEAQVDRALQELGIFPPSSP
- a CDS encoding CTP synthase, translated to MKYIFVTGGVVSSLGKGVATSSLGALLRARGYRVTALKIDPYINIDAGTMRPYEHGEVFVTAGGSETDLDIGNYERFLDTDVPEGSNITTGQVYQTVIRRERAGEYLSQTVQVIPHITDEIKRRIREAAERAEAEICIVEVGGTVGDIESLPFLEAIRQLRFDEGFENTLYLHLTLVPYLGTSNEFKTKPTQHSVATLRSQGISPDIVMVRSKVRLPEEITKKIALFTSVMPGRVFSSYDVPHIYEVPLALEEQGLGRVVEQHFGLEPILPNLSVWQGAVRVLKKPEREVNIAIAGKYTAMPDAYLSLLEALQHAAIANEARVNFQWVNAEELNGDLEEHFSSTHGILVPGGFGIRGIEGKIRAARFARENQVPYLGICLGMQIAVIEYARHVAGLEGANSAEFDPYTAHKVIDLMPEQLEVEGLGGTMRLGDWPMQVGAGTRLGELYGVPQGGTVTERHRHRYEVNPAYVERLKAAGLVVSGVTPGMQGRGAGLVEAIELKDHPFFVGLQSHPEFKSRPMRPSPPFKGFIQAALQRGL